CTGACAGCCACCCCACATTCACCTTCACGTGTCCCCCTAAATTAAAGGCACGTGTGCAAATGGAATCCTTGCAATTCCCTGGCTGTCTGCTAGTTCTCACAATAATCCGAAAGCCCTCTCAGATGAGACACGATATACGTAAAATACCCAGCACGGCACCTGTTAACAAGTAAGTGCTGAGCACCGAGTGACCAGAATTGAGCTGGATTGatttgaactgaattgaattatACTTGCATATTTGTCTGGCTAGATTTTCCCAGTTAAATTAATAGGTTCAGTTTTAAAATCACATAATGGAACAATAGAGCACACGAGCAGCTAAATTTAAGAATGCTTAAGCCAAGAGTGAGCGCAAACCAGGGAATGCCCAGCAAAACCACAGTTCTTTGCTGCTGGATTCTCTAATATAAAATGTAAGGTTTGCAAAATACCATATGAGGAGCCACAGCGTAATTTTTAAAATCCCCTTTGGACACACTCCTCAACGTGTGCTATGATATCCCCTTCTGTTGCTGGCCTCAGGGGAGGACATTAGCACCACGTCACGGACCAAGCATTTCAAAGCAAAATGGCTATAGACCGACTGCTTGGAGGAGGGCATTAGGTAGACTAATATGTGAACTCAGTTCTGAAATAATCAGGGCACAGCTTCCAAATAATGTGTGCACGAAACCCAAAAAACAATACCTACCAGTCTAACAATAAGGGATTGGTCAAATGACGGTATGTTATAAAATAGTGCACAGccgttaaaaataatttgaggacCGTGTCACTGACAAGAACAGCTCGGGTATGCTATcacttaaatgaagaaaaaagcagtAGTCCGATTTGTCATGATGGTTTGTCACAACTACATTTTAAGACCCACGTACACACAAAAAGACCGGaaggaaagaaactaaaattgTTGCCAGTGAGTGATGTCAGCCataactttttcttcctctttaaaatcaTCCGTATTTTCCGGTACATCCACAGGGTGCACATTCCTTTGACAGTTAAAACTTTTAACCCAAAAGTGACTCTTGTAACAGGCATTCCTATCCGAACAACCTTGGACAACTCGACGACGGTTCAGTACGCGGGTCTTCTTCATCAGCTGACAATGAAAGCCAAGAGCACGGTCCGTGACATTGATCCTCAGAATGACCTCACCTTTCTCAGGATCAGGTcaaagaaacatgaaatcatgGTAGCCCCAGGTAATGTGGCATTTCACTTCATATTTAAAGCATCTTTCTCCTTTACTGGATAAAAGCTCTATTTCAAGGAACTGGACACACAGATTTTAACCTGCAATATGGCGCGTAGTGTTCTCcaattacaaaatgaaagacGTTGGAATCTGAAAAACTCAAGCTGGAAATTTTGTGAAATTAGCGACAGATTTAACCTTTGAAGAATCTGAATTTTTCCCATTTGCATTTATTACCAGTAATCAAAATAGGGATAATGTAGGGAGTGGATCAAAGCCCTGTAGGGTCTTAAACCCTCCCCGCGAAAGAACACATTCACCGGGCCTGCCTAAAGACGGCAGCCATAGAAACACTCCTCTCCTTGAAGGAATTACATTCACAGTGTTCACCAATGTCTGTGTAAGACAGGACTCGTGCTCCCAAATCTAGTCTGGAACAAACTTCTCTA
The sequence above is a segment of the Leopardus geoffroyi isolate Oge1 chromosome E2, O.geoffroyi_Oge1_pat1.0, whole genome shotgun sequence genome. Coding sequences within it:
- the DYNLRB2 gene encoding dynein light chain roadblock-type 2 isoform X2; protein product: MAEVEETLKRIQSHKGVMGTMVVNAEGIPIRTTLDNSTTVQYAGLLHQLTMKAKSTVRDIDPQNDLTFLRIRSKKHEIMVAPDKEYLLIVIQNPCE